In the genome of Gemmatimonadaceae bacterium, one region contains:
- a CDS encoding M20/M25/M40 family metallo-hydrolase, producing the protein MKAVRGLSLAVAMLACAPLPQTGDVITGSGGTSAAITPADLSMRMYAFAHDSMMGREAATEGGLKTARYLAAEAARMGLEPAGDGGSYYQLVPLTQRGYDEARQIKVDGQPLTLWAEYLPRDAGTTPRSLDGSTAIYGGNWGDTASLISRERAAGKVVVIMPAPGFPSLAGPPNRGAVTARFFNAAAIAVGGLEGLRANTIAALREGQTGLAQPAGSAPQAPLYMYVSAEAARKLLGGDPASLTPGHVGRAVSGQPAFGQIPLPIPTYNVVAKIRGNDPALAGQYVAFGAHSDHVGVGNAVDHDSLRAYNMVFRRGGAGPATARVSPEGMQRMRVILDSLRAIRPMRLDSIYNGADDDASGSVGLLEIAEAFAAQPVKPKRSLIFVWHMAEEMGLIGADWFTKNSTVPRDSIITAIVVDMIGRGTAADAEDGGPNYLQVLGSGRRSSELDATVNAFAARPEFNWQLDRSFDAPGHPEQFYCRSDHYMYARFGIPVAFFHTGSHVDYHMATDEAQYIDFDKLSKVSNFMKVLGENIANRDRPFVLDKPAPDPNAACRQ; encoded by the coding sequence ATGAAGGCAGTTCGCGGCTTGTCCCTCGCGGTCGCCATGCTCGCATGCGCGCCCCTCCCGCAGACCGGCGACGTCATCACAGGCTCCGGCGGTACGTCCGCCGCGATCACTCCCGCCGATCTCTCGATGCGCATGTACGCCTTCGCGCACGATTCGATGATGGGCCGGGAAGCCGCCACCGAAGGCGGACTCAAGACGGCCCGCTACCTCGCGGCCGAAGCGGCACGAATGGGACTCGAGCCCGCGGGCGACGGCGGCAGCTACTACCAGCTCGTTCCGCTCACACAGCGCGGCTACGATGAAGCGCGCCAGATCAAAGTCGACGGACAGCCGCTCACTCTCTGGGCGGAATACCTGCCGCGCGACGCTGGCACGACGCCGCGATCGCTCGACGGATCGACGGCGATCTACGGCGGCAATTGGGGTGACACTGCGTCGCTCATCTCGCGCGAGCGGGCGGCAGGGAAGGTAGTCGTCATCATGCCGGCGCCCGGATTTCCCAGCCTCGCCGGACCTCCGAACCGCGGCGCGGTGACCGCCCGATTCTTCAACGCGGCGGCAATCGCGGTCGGGGGACTCGAAGGGCTGCGAGCGAATACGATCGCTGCGTTGCGCGAAGGTCAGACCGGACTCGCCCAGCCGGCGGGCTCGGCACCTCAAGCGCCGCTGTACATGTACGTGTCCGCGGAAGCCGCGCGGAAGCTGCTCGGCGGCGATCCCGCGAGCCTGACGCCGGGTCACGTCGGCCGGGCCGTCTCCGGCCAGCCCGCGTTCGGCCAGATCCCTCTCCCGATTCCCACGTACAACGTCGTCGCGAAGATCCGCGGCAACGACCCCGCGCTGGCCGGCCAGTACGTCGCGTTCGGCGCGCACAGCGATCACGTCGGCGTCGGCAATGCGGTCGATCACGATTCACTCCGCGCGTACAACATGGTGTTCCGCCGGGGCGGCGCGGGCCCGGCCACTGCGCGCGTCAGCCCCGAAGGCATGCAGCGCATGCGCGTCATTCTCGACAGCCTCAGAGCGATCCGCCCGATGCGGCTCGATTCCATCTACAACGGCGCCGACGATGACGCGTCGGGCTCGGTGGGACTGCTCGAGATCGCCGAAGCGTTCGCCGCGCAGCCCGTCAAGCCGAAGCGCTCGCTCATCTTCGTCTGGCACATGGCCGAAGAGATGGGACTGATCGGCGCCGATTGGTTCACGAAGAACTCCACCGTGCCGCGCGATTCGATCATCACGGCGATCGTGGTGGACATGATCGGGCGCGGCACCGCGGCCGACGCCGAAGACGGCGGCCCGAACTATCTGCAGGTGCTCGGCTCCGGCCGCAGGTCGTCCGAGCTCGACGCGACCGTGAACGCCTTCGCCGCGCGGCCCGAGTTCAACTGGCAGCTCGACCGTTCCTTCGACGCGCCGGGACATCCCGAGCAGTTCTACTGCCGCAGCGACCACTACATGTACGCGCGGTTCGGAATTCCGGTGGCGTTCTTCCACACCGGCTCGCACGTGGATTACCACATGGCGACGGACGAGGCGCAGTACATCGACTTCGACAAGCTGTCCAAGGTGTCGAATTTCATGAAGGTGCTCGGCGAGAACATCGCGAACCGGGACCGGCCGTTCGTGCTCGA